The following are encoded in a window of Kitasatospora fiedleri genomic DNA:
- a CDS encoding helix-turn-helix transcriptional regulator: MWDRYEEPLSLDEIANTAILSKFYFSRVFRNLTGTSPGRFLSAVRLHQAKTMLLETDFSVTEISYRVGYNSLGTFTSRFTRSVSLSPARYRALARAGLTEGAGTAQPGGERRSCTVQGSIRSPETGCAVRIYIGAFREPIVQGRPVACEVLDGPGPFTLRVPEGVWFLRAAVVAASDFPAPPWERRPLLVASGPELTVRHGHENAPVRLVARPLTALDLPILLALPGLDSPQRPGPDGTALRVPSLTGR; this comes from the coding sequence ATGTGGGACAGATACGAGGAGCCGCTCTCGCTGGACGAGATCGCGAACACCGCGATCCTCAGCAAGTTCTACTTCTCCCGGGTGTTCCGCAATCTCACCGGCACCTCGCCGGGGCGGTTCCTCTCCGCCGTCCGCCTGCACCAGGCGAAGACCATGCTGCTGGAGACCGACTTCAGCGTCACCGAGATCTCCTACCGCGTCGGGTACAACAGCCTGGGCACCTTCACCAGCCGCTTCACCCGCAGCGTCAGCCTCTCCCCGGCCCGCTACCGGGCGCTGGCCCGGGCCGGGCTGACCGAGGGCGCCGGCACCGCGCAGCCGGGCGGCGAGCGCCGCAGCTGCACGGTGCAGGGCAGCATCCGCTCGCCGGAGACCGGCTGTGCGGTGCGGATCTACATCGGCGCGTTCCGCGAGCCCATCGTGCAGGGCCGACCGGTGGCCTGCGAGGTCCTGGACGGGCCCGGCCCGTTCACGCTGCGGGTGCCGGAGGGCGTCTGGTTCCTCCGGGCGGCGGTGGTCGCCGCGAGCGACTTCCCGGCGCCGCCGTGGGAGCGGCGTCCGCTGCTGGTCGCCTCGGGCCCCGAGCTGACCGTGCGGCACGGTCACGAGAACGCGCCGGTCCGGCTGGTCGCCCGTCCGCTCACCGCGCTGGACCTGCCGATCCTGCTGGCCCTGCCGGGGCTGGACTCCCCGCAGCGCCCCGGGCCGGACGGCACCGCGCTGCGGGTGCCCTCCCTGACGGGGAGGTGA
- a CDS encoding maleylpyruvate isomerase family mycothiol-dependent enzyme gives MTAEPTQQDAPVPAQTPPAPIPPAPTLHASSSPAPAPHDPAEQLAAYRRSRAAIAGLASGLPDPAAVGVPACPDWSVRDLIGHLVHICESFVALEDSQIDLAPLTGAPTAELLDRWEELDGALPAALERTPELRRRILLLDVFSHELDLRLGLDVPAEPTAHPAFDGALDLSTMGFGLAVHGGGLPALRIETPGRAWVVGEGDPAATVRGSAVDVFRSLTGRRTRPQIEDLEWSGEPAGKWAQAFAWGPFAPPAAEVEPLVGR, from the coding sequence GTGACAGCGGAACCGACCCAGCAGGACGCACCCGTGCCCGCCCAGACCCCGCCCGCCCCGATCCCGCCCGCCCCGACCCTGCACGCCTCGTCCTCGCCCGCCCCGGCCCCGCACGACCCCGCCGAGCAGCTCGCGGCCTACCGGCGCAGCCGGGCGGCGATCGCCGGCCTGGCGTCCGGGCTGCCGGACCCGGCCGCCGTCGGGGTGCCCGCCTGTCCGGACTGGAGCGTGCGGGACCTGATCGGGCACCTGGTGCACATCTGCGAGTCCTTCGTCGCCCTGGAGGACAGCCAGATCGACCTGGCCCCGCTGACCGGCGCTCCGACGGCCGAACTGCTCGACCGCTGGGAGGAGTTGGACGGCGCACTGCCCGCGGCCCTGGAACGCACCCCGGAGCTGCGCCGACGCATCCTGCTGCTCGACGTGTTCTCGCACGAGCTGGACCTGCGGCTGGGCCTGGACGTGCCCGCCGAGCCGACCGCCCACCCCGCCTTCGACGGCGCGCTGGACCTGTCCACCATGGGCTTCGGCCTGGCGGTGCACGGCGGCGGGCTGCCGGCGCTGCGGATCGAGACCCCCGGGCGGGCCTGGGTGGTGGGCGAGGGCGACCCCGCCGCGACCGTGCGCGGGTCGGCGGTGGACGTGTTCCGCTCGCTGACCGGCCGCCGCACCCGGCCGCAGATCGAGGACCTGGAGTGGTCCGGCGAACCGGCCGGGAAGTGGGCGCAGGCGTTCGCCTGGGGCCCGTTCGCGCCGCCCGCGGCCGAGGTGGAGCCGCTCGTCGGACGCTGA
- a CDS encoding GMC family oxidoreductase: MVHTYDVIVVGSGSAGAALAARLSEDPGRSVLLLEAGPDFPDRADIPHEITDGNAMSMHAHDWRFRAEILDGRRIIFPRGKIAGGSSAVGATIALRGVPENFERWAAAGNPAWTYEQVLPYYRRLEDDLDFSDRYHGSGGPVPIRRFTPAETTPLQTAFTEASLAAGFPEVADHNHPEATGIGPIPSNRRDPRFRVSSAMAYLTPEVRARPNLAIRGGVLVHEVLFDGDRATGVLAAAGGGVPEELRARKVVLSAGAVNSPTLLMRSGIGPAGDLTRLGIRVRLDRPGVGAHLQDHPRTGVFLRPKDGEVSTDVPFLQTMVRTTSKGSADFNDLQYYMVNHFDLTLFPELQMLAQAPMIFGVMVVDQQPESVGRLRLASTDPAAGPDIRLDFLSTDRDLEKLVEGVRTCWELANHPGIASRGDGYIVLSDRLVEKDAMVEQYVRTSLDSGYHPVGTARMGTAEDEGAVVDQRLRVHGVEGLYVADASVMPQIVNCNTNLTSTMIGERLADWLRAE, encoded by the coding sequence ATGGTGCACACGTATGACGTGATAGTCGTCGGGTCCGGTTCGGCCGGCGCGGCCCTCGCGGCCCGGTTGAGCGAGGACCCCGGCCGTTCGGTGCTCCTGCTGGAGGCCGGTCCGGACTTCCCCGACCGGGCCGACATCCCGCACGAGATCACCGACGGCAACGCGATGTCGATGCACGCCCACGACTGGCGCTTCCGCGCCGAGATCCTGGACGGCCGGCGGATCATCTTCCCGCGCGGGAAGATCGCCGGCGGCTCCTCCGCGGTCGGCGCGACGATCGCCCTGCGCGGCGTCCCGGAGAACTTCGAGCGGTGGGCGGCGGCCGGGAACCCGGCCTGGACGTACGAGCAGGTGCTGCCGTACTACCGCCGGCTGGAGGACGACCTGGACTTCTCCGACCGCTACCACGGCAGCGGCGGCCCGGTGCCGATCCGCCGCTTCACGCCCGCGGAGACCACGCCGCTGCAGACCGCCTTCACCGAGGCGAGCCTGGCGGCCGGGTTCCCCGAGGTCGCCGACCACAACCACCCCGAGGCCACCGGCATCGGCCCGATCCCGTCCAACCGCCGCGACCCGCGCTTCCGGGTCTCCAGCGCGATGGCCTACCTGACGCCCGAGGTGCGGGCGCGCCCCAACCTGGCGATCCGCGGCGGCGTCCTGGTGCACGAGGTGCTGTTCGACGGCGACCGCGCGACCGGCGTGCTGGCCGCGGCCGGCGGCGGGGTGCCGGAGGAACTGCGGGCGCGCAAGGTGGTGCTGTCCGCCGGCGCGGTCAACTCCCCGACGCTGCTGATGCGTTCGGGCATCGGCCCGGCCGGGGACCTGACCCGGCTGGGCATCCGGGTGCGGCTCGACCGGCCCGGCGTCGGCGCCCACCTCCAGGACCACCCGCGCACCGGCGTCTTCCTGCGGCCCAAGGACGGCGAGGTCTCCACCGACGTGCCGTTCCTGCAGACCATGGTGCGGACCACCTCCAAGGGCTCCGCGGACTTCAACGACCTGCAGTACTACATGGTCAACCACTTCGACCTGACGCTCTTCCCCGAGCTCCAGATGCTCGCCCAGGCGCCGATGATCTTCGGCGTGATGGTGGTGGACCAGCAGCCGGAGTCGGTGGGCCGGCTGCGGCTGGCCTCCACCGACCCGGCCGCCGGACCCGACATCCGGCTCGACTTCCTCTCCACCGACCGCGACCTGGAGAAGCTGGTCGAGGGCGTGCGCACCTGCTGGGAGCTGGCCAACCACCCCGGCATCGCCTCCCGCGGCGACGGCTACATCGTGCTGAGCGACCGGCTGGTCGAGAAGGACGCGATGGTCGAGCAGTACGTCCGCACCAGCCTGGACAGCGGCTACCACCCGGTCGGCACCGCCCGGATGGGCACCGCCGAGGACGAGGGCGCGGTGGTGGACCAGCGGCTGCGGGTGCACGGCGTCGAGGGGCTGTACGTGGCCGACGCCTCGGTCATGCCGCAGATCGTCAACTGCAACACCAACCTCACCTCGACCATGATCGGCGAGCGGCTGGCGGACTGGCTGCGCGCCGAGTGA
- a CDS encoding SDR family NAD(P)-dependent oxidoreductase, translated as MSGRSRAILLTGASSSTGMSSGTGRAAALRLHRAGLPVYATARRPEALADLAAEGIRVLHLDVNDEESMAAAVEKISAEHGAVGTLINNAAYSLNGTIGETPIDEVRSQFETNLFGLCRLTQLVLPGMRAQGGGRVVMMSSIFGQFATPGRGYYQATKHALEAVSDSLRLEVARDGIKVVLIEPSPVLGGFVPTSVADLGMTGQERTGLYDEFWQYFVDWHGAYRETENPTGRGRMAVRAETVAKVIEKAVTSDRPRIRYRIGMPSRLLPRMRWTIGDAFFERFVRAFFPIP; from the coding sequence GTGAGCGGCCGCTCGCGGGCGATCCTGCTGACCGGCGCCTCCTCCAGCACCGGCATGTCCTCCGGCACCGGCCGGGCCGCCGCCCTGCGGCTGCACCGGGCCGGCCTGCCGGTCTACGCCACCGCCCGCCGCCCCGAGGCGCTGGCCGACCTGGCCGCCGAGGGCATCCGGGTGCTGCACCTGGACGTCAACGACGAGGAGTCGATGGCCGCCGCGGTGGAGAAGATCAGCGCCGAGCACGGCGCGGTCGGCACCCTGATCAACAACGCCGCGTACAGCCTCAACGGCACCATCGGGGAGACCCCGATCGACGAGGTGCGCAGCCAGTTCGAGACCAACCTGTTCGGGCTGTGCCGGCTGACCCAGCTGGTGCTGCCCGGGATGCGGGCGCAGGGCGGCGGCCGGGTGGTCATGATGTCGTCCATCTTCGGCCAGTTCGCCACCCCCGGCCGCGGCTACTACCAGGCCACCAAGCACGCCCTGGAGGCGGTCAGCGACTCGCTGCGCCTGGAGGTGGCCCGGGACGGCATCAAGGTGGTGCTGATCGAGCCGTCCCCGGTGCTCGGCGGGTTCGTGCCGACCTCGGTCGCCGACCTCGGCATGACCGGGCAGGAGCGGACCGGCCTGTACGACGAGTTCTGGCAGTACTTCGTCGACTGGCACGGCGCCTACCGGGAGACCGAGAACCCCACCGGCCGCGGCCGGATGGCGGTGCGCGCGGAGACCGTGGCGAAGGTGATCGAGAAGGCCGTCACCAGCGACCGCCCCCGCATCCGCTACCGGATCGGGATGCCGTCCCGGCTGCTGCCGCGGATGCGCTGGACCATCGGCGACGCGTTCTTCGAGCGCTTCGTCCGGGCGTTCTTCCCGATCCCCTAG
- a CDS encoding NAD-dependent epimerase/dehydratase family protein, with the protein MSPAEPGTGPAGRAGGAAGPLVAVTGGTGFLGAHTVAALTAAGARVRLLVRDPARTAPALGPLGVHPDTVRTVTGDATDPAAAARLCAGADAVLHLASVYSFDRRRRADIARTNVLGTETVLRAAVRSGAGAVVHVSTVGALIPSADPELRADSPVGRPAEPYLASKAECERIARRLRDGGAPVRIAYPPALLGPHDPGLGDQTGRLRDTLRGLMPLWPTGGFPLGDVRDTAAALAALATATAPDTPDRVFTPHRYLTTADYLAALRTATGRALPAVRLPGRAMLPAARLADLLQRWWPWHIPAEYGAAYTCVHAAPVAPAAPLGGPAPRPVEETMAETAHWLYRTGLLTYRQAGSAAERTGP; encoded by the coding sequence GTGAGCCCCGCGGAGCCGGGCACCGGCCCCGCCGGACGGGCCGGGGGAGCGGCCGGCCCGCTGGTCGCCGTCACCGGGGGCACCGGCTTCCTCGGCGCGCACACCGTCGCCGCCCTCACCGCCGCCGGGGCCCGGGTCCGGCTGCTGGTCCGCGACCCGGCCCGGACGGCCCCCGCGCTCGGCCCGCTCGGCGTCCACCCGGACACCGTCCGGACCGTCACCGGCGACGCCACCGACCCGGCCGCGGCGGCCCGGCTGTGCGCGGGCGCGGACGCGGTGCTCCACCTCGCCTCGGTCTACTCCTTCGACCGCCGCCGCCGCGCCGACATCGCCCGCACCAACGTGCTCGGCACCGAGACCGTGCTGCGGGCCGCGGTCCGCTCCGGCGCCGGGGCGGTGGTGCACGTGTCGACCGTCGGCGCGCTGATCCCCAGCGCCGACCCCGAACTGCGCGCCGACAGCCCCGTCGGACGCCCGGCCGAGCCCTACCTGGCCAGCAAGGCGGAGTGCGAACGGATCGCCCGGCGGCTGCGGGACGGGGGCGCCCCGGTGCGGATCGCCTACCCGCCCGCCCTGCTCGGCCCGCACGACCCCGGGCTCGGCGACCAGACCGGACGGCTGCGCGACACCCTGCGCGGCCTGATGCCGCTCTGGCCCACCGGCGGCTTCCCGCTCGGCGACGTGCGCGACACCGCCGCCGCGCTGGCCGCCCTCGCCACCGCGACCGCCCCCGACACCCCCGACCGGGTCTTCACCCCCCACCGCTACCTCACCACCGCCGACTACCTGGCGGCCCTGCGCACGGCCACCGGCCGCGCCCTGCCCGCCGTCCGGCTGCCCGGCCGGGCGATGCTCCCGGCCGCCCGGCTCGCCGACCTCCTCCAGCGCTGGTGGCCCTGGCACATCCCGGCCGAGTACGGCGCCGCCTACACCTGCGTCCACGCCGCGCCCGTCGCCCCGGCCGCTCCCCTCGGCGGCCCGGCGCCCCGCCCGGTCGAGGAGACGATGGCCGAAACCGCCCACTGGCTGTACCGGACGGGTCTTCTGACGTACCGTCAGGCGGGCTCGGCGGCCGAACGGACCGGACCGTGA
- a CDS encoding carboxymuconolactone decarboxylase family protein, giving the protein MSGGRRLVQAPLRGLSLLQVRHLSTVGFGEAAGDTARVYRELERDFGVLAPPVALHAPVPELLAASWTTLRETMLVAGRAPRTAKEAVAAAVSADNRCPFCTTVHGTMLDSLSLRPLPGRRDGAGRPERDGGRPGPDGSRPEPDGGRPGSDGGRPGPDAERLTAWITTGGAPPFPPELLPELAGTALCLQYLNRVVNVFLGPHPLPPNAPVRALGPVMRVLVGLMRGSARADAAPGASLSLLPPAPLPPDLAWAAADPRIADALARSAAAVDRVGTALLPARVRAVVAEALARWDGADPGLGRAWLDAPLAELPPGERPVGELALLTALASYRVDDRAVAAARQAGAGDREILAACAWASERAARRRVGQLLSDG; this is encoded by the coding sequence GTGAGCGGCGGACGGCGCCTCGTCCAGGCGCCGCTCCGGGGGCTCTCCCTGCTCCAGGTCCGGCACCTGTCGACCGTCGGGTTCGGCGAGGCCGCCGGCGACACCGCCCGGGTCTACCGGGAGCTGGAACGGGACTTCGGGGTGCTGGCCCCGCCGGTGGCGCTGCACGCCCCGGTGCCGGAACTGCTCGCCGCGTCCTGGACGACGCTGCGCGAGACGATGCTGGTCGCGGGGCGCGCCCCGCGGACGGCCAAGGAGGCGGTCGCGGCGGCCGTCTCGGCGGACAACCGCTGCCCGTTCTGCACCACCGTGCACGGCACCATGCTCGACTCGCTCTCGCTGCGCCCGCTGCCGGGCCGCCGGGACGGTGCCGGACGGCCGGAACGGGACGGCGGGCGGCCCGGCCCGGACGGCTCGCGGCCGGAGCCGGACGGCGGGCGTCCCGGGTCGGACGGCGGGCGACCCGGCCCGGACGCCGAGCGGCTGACCGCGTGGATCACCACCGGGGGCGCGCCGCCGTTCCCGCCCGAGCTGCTCCCGGAACTGGCCGGGACGGCGCTCTGCCTGCAGTACCTCAACCGCGTGGTCAACGTCTTCCTGGGCCCGCACCCGCTGCCGCCGAACGCCCCCGTGCGGGCGCTCGGGCCGGTGATGCGGGTGCTGGTCGGCCTGATGCGCGGCTCCGCCCGGGCGGACGCCGCGCCGGGCGCCTCGCTGTCGCTGCTGCCGCCGGCGCCGCTGCCGCCGGACCTGGCCTGGGCCGCGGCCGACCCGCGGATCGCCGACGCGCTGGCCCGCAGCGCGGCGGCCGTCGACCGGGTCGGCACCGCCCTGCTGCCCGCCCGGGTCCGGGCGGTGGTGGCCGAGGCGCTGGCCCGCTGGGACGGCGCCGACCCCGGCCTCGGCCGGGCCTGGCTGGACGCGCCACTGGCGGAACTCCCGCCGGGCGAACGCCCGGTGGGCGAACTCGCGCTGCTCACCGCGCTGGCCTCCTACCGGGTCGACGACCGGGCGGTCGCCGCCGCCCGGCAGGCCGGCGCGGGCGACCGGGAGATCCTCGCCGCCTGCGCCTGGGCGAGCGAACGGGCGGCCCGGCGCCGGGTCGGACAGCTGCTGTCCGACGGCTGA
- a CDS encoding carboxymuconolactone decarboxylase family protein: protein MTDPNVLSTVRVPLVEEAEAEGRTKELYDAIKSRMGIPFVPDMFRLVSSRPDLLEVVIAGYGGVFNDGVLPRATREMISAWSSRVNGCPYCVGTHNWFLAQFGGPQELTDAIEGAASVEELPIDERTKVLMRLVTKVGTGAFRITDEDWAATEAAGWSNGEMLEAVFTAALFAFINRLVDGLGLGNSVSRSRIASQPEDATVSAERLAEGR, encoded by the coding sequence ATGACCGATCCGAACGTGCTGAGCACGGTCCGCGTCCCACTGGTCGAGGAGGCCGAGGCCGAGGGCCGCACGAAGGAGCTGTACGACGCGATCAAGTCGCGGATGGGCATCCCCTTCGTCCCGGACATGTTCCGGCTGGTCTCCAGCCGCCCGGACCTGCTGGAGGTGGTGATCGCCGGCTACGGCGGGGTCTTCAACGACGGGGTGCTGCCGCGCGCGACCCGCGAGATGATCTCCGCCTGGAGCTCCCGGGTCAACGGCTGCCCCTACTGCGTGGGCACCCACAACTGGTTCCTGGCCCAGTTCGGCGGCCCGCAGGAGCTGACCGACGCGATCGAGGGCGCCGCCTCGGTCGAGGAGCTGCCGATCGACGAGCGGACCAAGGTGCTGATGCGCCTGGTCACCAAGGTCGGCACCGGCGCCTTCCGGATCACCGACGAGGACTGGGCCGCCACCGAGGCGGCCGGCTGGAGCAACGGGGAGATGCTGGAGGCGGTCTTCACCGCCGCCCTGTTCGCCTTCATCAACCGCCTGGTGGACGGCCTGGGCCTGGGCAACTCGGTGTCCCGCAGCCGGATCGCCTCCCAGCCGGAGGACGCCACCGTCTCCGCCGAGCGCCTGGCGGAGGGCAGGTGA